GGCTCGCCGCCGTAGTAACGCGGATCGACCATCTGCAATTCCAAACCGTCAAACGCAGGATCGCCCGCCAAGGGGAAGCGCAGCCCGCAGCCGCTGTTGCCTTGCTCGCCGAGCTTGAACTCGAATTCGAGGATGAAATCGGCGTATTCCTTTTCGCTGATCAGCCAGCTCCCCCGGGGGTCGCTTCCGTAGAGAATCCCCTTTTCCACTTTCCAAACGCCGCCGCCCGGATGCGGGTCTTTGACATCGGCCCAATTGCGGACCAACCACCCTTTAGGCACGCCGTCCTGTTGGAACAAATTCGTGAAGGACGTCTCCTTCGGAGAGTGCTGGCACCCTGCGGCCAGAAGAAGACCAAAAGTGGCGGCGACGGCGGTTCGAACGATTCTCAGAATGGGTGCAATCATCTCCCGGAATCAAACCACGGTTCCCACGCAACAGCAACCCCAAGACGACGTTTGCGGGGATCGCAACGCAAAGCGGCAGAGGACTGCTCGCACTCCAAGAGCTCCGCGTTGGCCAAGCTGCCCGACCCTGCGCCAGCTTTTGGACTGCGCCAGTCCCTCTGGCGCTTTCGACCGGCCCACGCCACGTGCTTGAGGCGTGCTTGAGCATCCAGCGAGACTCAACTGAACCGATGTAACGCCGTCACCATTTTAACGATTAACCGGCGATTCAATCCCTATCCGAACTCCGCCGGAAATCCACGCGCTGCACCGGTTCGAGCGCGTTCAGTTGCGCGACAAACGCCGCCGGGAGCACGTCCTTCTTCAGCCGCACCCGATAACTGAT
This sequence is a window from Verrucomicrobiota bacterium. Protein-coding genes within it:
- a CDS encoding DUF1080 domain-containing protein, encoding MIAPILRIVRTAVAATFGLLLAAGCQHSPKETSFTNLFQQDGVPKGWLVRNWADVKDPHPGGGVWKVEKGILYGSDPRGSWLISEKEYADFILEFEFKLGEQGNSGCGLRFPLAGDPAFDGLELQMVDPRYYGGEPALPEELTGGLYRAVAPQKQVFRPLDWNKYEIACQGPWVKVALNGEVILEVDLDQETKKPKRHDGSDAPPLKDRPRRGHIGFQELSRGGSQVQIRNARVKELE